CATCCATAAAATCTTCTCCCTCTATTCTCATATCATCGTGGTCTTCTTCAGGATAATACCAATTTACTGTAATTTTCTTTCCTTTCTTCTCATAGTCCTTTAAAAGCCTAAACAAATCAAGAATTGCTCTTGATGAGCTGGTATTAAAATATGATAATTTGCAATCTATAGTTACTTTTTCGTGTAGTTTAAAATATTCTTCAAACCATTTGTTTAGATTTTCATAAAACTCAAAAGCATCTTCTAAATATGACTCACCTTCTAAACGGCAGTACTCTTCATCTGCATTAAAGTTTACATAAGGAACAAAATGAGTTCCTTCTTTAGCTTGAACCACTAAATTTTTTCCATTTTCTAAAAACATAGTTATATAATAGTTAATAATTTTTGATAAGATTTATTTCTCAATAGTAGATGAAATAATAAAAAATGAATTTATGTCATCTATTACTTTAGCTTGTACGTGCAAGGGATGCTCAGATTTTAGAGCTACCTGTATGAGTCCAATATTTCCTCCTATGTGGTCAGTTTTTCGCTCTTGGCTTCTGACTTCTTTTTTTAATTCTCTAAGTTGTTCTGTACTTAGTGAGTTTATTTTTTCACACTTTATTATAATATCTTGGACTTTATCTGTTGGAACAAGATTTCCAGCACTCAGAATAATTTCATCACCTTCACTATGGATCACTACAGTTCCTACTCCATGGTTTTTTACACGGTCATTTTCTCCATATAGAATATTTTTCTCTTTTGAATCATCATAAAAAAAATTAGATTCAGCTGAGTAATAAGAAATATTTTGTGCTAACTCTATAAAAATAGAAAATAATTTGGCACTCATACGTGGGTTATCTGCAAACCTACGACGTAGCTGTGAGCTAATATTTGCTAAAATTTCTCTATCAAAAGGTCCTTTGTAGTAAAGAACTGCACTCTGAGGGTTTAATATGTTATGGTAGTCGACCATAATGATTAGTTTTTTGAGATTAAAAAATAAGTTTTATTAGTAATAATCTAAACTCTAAAACCAATCAGTGTAATATCATCTCTTTGAGCTGTATCTTTCTGATGGTCTTCAAGTTGGGCTATAAATATTTTACCTTGTTCTTTCATGGATAACTGTCCTACTTCTTGTATGAGTTCTCTAAACCTTTTTTTAGAAAAACTCTTTCGTTCCTCATTGGCTTGGTCTGCATAACCATCAGTAGCTAAATAAATGGCGTCCTTTGCCTCCAGTATAATACTTTCTTGTTCATACTTTCTATCATCTAGCCTTTTACTTCCCCCAATGGAACGACGATTGCCTCTAAGCTCTAAGAGTTCTTGTCCTCGGCAGAGATATAGATTTTGTTTTACTCCACCAAAAGTAAGTCTAGTAGTATTGTCAGTTGCTGGTTCTAATAAACAAAGTGATAAATCCATTCCATCATTATTTGCCCCTTCTCTCTGATTGAGTTTTTGTACAACTCCCTTATGAAGTTCATTAAGGATGAGATTAGGTTGTATAATACCTCTTTGATTTATAATTTCGTTCAATAAATTATTTGCCACCAAGCTCATAAATGCTCCTGGTACGCCATGTCCTGTGCAGTCAATTACACCAATAAGTATTTTATTTTCATGACTAGAAAGCCAATAAGCATCTCCAGAAACAATATCTTTAGGCTTATATATTATAAAACTCTCAGACAACAAATTATCAAAACTACTTTGAGGTGGTAAAAACGCACTCTGAATAGTTTGAGCATACTGAATACTTTTTGTAGTTTGTTTGTTGGTTAGTTCTAGTTCTTCTTTTTGATTTGCCAATACTTCTTGTGTAGCATGTAACTCTTCCATGTTTTGCCTCAACTCTTCTTCTTGAGTTTGTAACTGCTCTACACTTTCCTTTAAAACATATTCCTGTTTTTTCATTTTTTCTAAAGCCTTTTTCAAAACAGCTTCATTTGCCTCTAGTTTTGATTTTTGCTTTTCTACCAAAATCTGTTTTTTTACCATTTCCTCTTGTGTAGCACTCAACTCTTCCATGTTTTGCCTCAATTCTTCTTCTTGACTTTGTAGCTCTTCTACCGTGTCTTTGAGGTCTGATTCTTGAATTTTCATCTTACTCAATGCTTTTTTGAGGATAGCTTCACTAGAAAAGAGTTTCTTGTTTTGTTTTTCTACCAACTCTTGTTTCTCCAACATTTCCTCTTGTGTCATTTGCAGAATCTCCATATTTTGGCGTAATTCCATTTCAGAAAGTAGGAGTTTCTCATTTTGTTCTTGTATGAGTGCTTCTTTACTTTTTTGTTCTGTAATATCTTCATACATCCCTAAAACACCAAATACTTTCCCTTTTTCATCTCTGAGAGGTATTTTATTTGTTCTAACCCATCTTTCTTTTCCATCTGCTGTAATTTGTGGTTCAACAATTCCTAGTTTAGGTTCGTTTTGTTCCATTATTTGCTTATCATCTTTACGATATAAGCCAGCATGCTTAGCCCATGGCATATCAAAATCACTTTTTCCTATAATTTCGTCAGCACAATCTTTTCCAGCCCCCTCTGCAAATAATTTATTACAACCTAAATAATTAAAATCTAAATCTTTCCAAAAAACAGCTTGAGGAATGTTGGCGATGATAAGTTCAGATAGGTTTTTTTCTACAAATAATTCTTTTTGAAGTCTTCTGAGTTCTTGTTCCTCTTCTTTTCTTTTGGTAATATCTGCATGCGCCCCAGCCATACGCATAGGGTTTCCATCCTTATCTCTAAGTAAAGCTCCTCTAGTATGAATCCATTTTATACCTCCATCTTTGGTTTTCATTCTGAACTCTATATCATAGTCTTTTATTTTCCCTTCAAGAAACTGATTTAAGTTTTCTGATACTCTTTCTTTATCCTCTTCATATAGAAGTTCATTAAAGGTATCAAAAGAATTGGCAAGCTCATCTTCTTTATACCCTAACATTTCTTTCCATCTTGGAGCAAAATAAATTGTATTGGTTAGAATTTGCCAATCCCAAATACCATCAGCAGTTCCCCGTACGGCTAAATGAAACTGTTCAGCTTGTTTTCGTAGTTTTTCTTGTACATTTTGAATTTCAAACTCTTTTTCTTTCTTATCTGTAATCAAATATCGAATAGAGAGATAACTCATTACTTTGCCATTATTATCTAGCATTGGGTTAATGACCGTATCGACCCAATAATGAGAACCATCTTTGGCTTTATTTTTTACATCTGCTCTCCACGTCTTGCCTCTTGAAATATCTTGCCACATCTGTTGCCAAAACTCCTTGGTATGATAACCCGAATTGACAATATTATGGTCTTTGCCTATAAGTTCTTCTTCACTATACTTTGAAACTTTACAAAACTCTTTATTTACTTTTGTAATTTTACCTTTTTTATCTGCAATAGAAATAATGGCACTTCTGTCTAGTGCTTCTGTGATAGCTTTTAATTGTTGATGATGATGTTGCTCTTCTGCATTACCACGCAAAATAACCTGTGTTAGCATTTTATCACCTATTTCTAGTTTTGATAAAAATACTTTTGTAGGAATAATCTTTTTGTTGCTTTCAAAATTCCAATCAAACTCTGTTTTACCTTCTTTACCACATGTTTCCAAATAAGAAAGTAGCTGCGTGTTTGTTTGAGAATGATTAGCAGAAAAGTTTGATAGCTTTTTGCCCAACAGTTGCTGTTCGTCATCTATCTTCAAGAGCTTTTGAGCAAGCGCATTACTAGAAATAATTTCTTCATTTTCAAGAAGTAGAATTGCATCTGGATAGTTTGAGTAAAAAGATGTATATAATTGTAAAGTGTTCCCCATTTTTAAATTCCTTTAAAACAACTAGATAGTGGTAAATCGTTTGTCAAATATTGTTTTGATTTTTTAATTAATTATAAAGCTAGAGTACTCAAGATTTTGCTTTTATTTTATAGCTCAACAATGGCAACATATCCAGCACTCTCCTAGAAAATATATTTTACATCATAATCCATTCTCTAGCCTCTTCTACATTATCAAAATATTGTGTTGTTATCTTTTGCCCTTCTTTTTCTTCCATCACTTGCTCTATGGAAAGCTGTGCCAAAAACTCGGAACTCATCACAACAGCTAACTTGTGAAAACCAACTTCTATAGCAGGAACAAAAACATTAATATTCATCCACTCTTGTGTATCTGGATTTACCACAAAACCTAAATCTTTTACATTTCCTACTACTTTTTGTGTTTTCTGTTCTAGCATAAACTTTAGAAGTTCTAAATGCTCATTTCTATACTCTTCATCAGTCATATCAACAGTTGCTTTTAGCCAAGTCAGCTCTAGTAGTTTTTGGTCGTCAAAGGCATCTATTTGTAGAAAGTTACTGTTATATACTTGCATAAAAATATGATATATGTGTAATAAAAAAATTGTGGTTATAGAATCATAGAGACTGACACTAAAGACCTATTATTTTGAGAAGTAGAAAAATTAATTACCGACTAAATATAAAAAAAATAATAAAGTTAAAAAAGCGATTTTCTATGATTTATAAGTAATAGCTGACTAAAATTTATTTTACCTAAAAAATCTATTTATGTAGCCTATAAAAAATGTACAAATAAAAAGCACCAAGTATGACAAACAATATTAACTTGGTGCTTTGTACTTAAAAAAACTCTAATGACTTAATCCTGTTAATCATTCTTAATTCTCTCTTTTCTATTGACAAGCTCCCAAGCTGTGGCAAAAACTAATCTACTTATTGCTTCCATTTTTCCAAAATGAATTTTATCTACCTCGTCAGTGTGTTGGTGATAGTCTTCATGAACTCCATTAAAATAAAAGATGACCGGAATGTCGTGTTTTGCAAAATTGTAATGGTCTGAACGATAATAAAAACGATTTGGGTCGTCTTTAGAATTGTAAGTATAATCTAACTTTACGTTTGGAGCATACATTTTAGCTGTTGCTTCACTAAGATTGTGTAATTCTGTTGAAAGCATTGTAGAACCAATAATATAAACATAATTTGGATTTCCTTCGTGAGCTTTATCCATTCTTCCAATCATATCAATATTGAGATTAGAGACTGTATTTTTGAGAGGGAAAACAGGGTTGTCAGAATAATAACTAGAGCCTAAAAGTCCTTTTTCCTCACCAGTAACGAGCATAAATAATATACTTCTGTGTGGTGCATTGCCCTCACTTTTTGCCTTAGCAAATGCCTCTGCAAGTTCTAAAATGGCTGTTGTTCCAGAGCCATCATCATCTGCTCCATTATGGATTTTTCCATCAATGATTCCGATATGGTCGTAGTGTGCTGTCAATACTATGAGTTCTTCTTTTTTGTCTGTTCCTTCTAAATATCCCAGTACATTTTCAGTTTCTACTTTTTCTATTTTAGTTTCAGAAAAAACATTAGCTTTGCCTTCCAAAATATTTTTCTTTTTATTCCATTTCTTAAATACTTTATTCCATTTTTTGTCGGTATAGCCTAAAAGATTTGGAAGTTTGTCAGTAGTAGAAAGAGCCATCAAAAAATCTGGAGTATCTTGCTTTTTTTCAGAAGGCAATTCCCATTTTGGATCTTTGAAGTAATGCCCATACATCTGGTCGAAGAGTGTATATTCTGACTTACCTGTTACGAAAATAACCCCCTTTGCTCCTTTTTCTTTAGCTAATTTGGCTTTAAATCTCATCTGTAAATAAATAGACTTTCTAGCTTCTTCGTCTGGAATAAGGCTTTCCTTGCCTTTTGGAATGCCTGTCATTACAACAGCAATTTTATTCTTTACATCAATATTTCGGTAGGATGAAAAACCATTTTCATTTTTATCTTCTAGTCCGTAACCAGCAAAGACAATATCATAATCTTCTTTATTTCTATCTTCTTTGAAAGAATTTACAACAATAATTTCATTTTTAGACAATTCAATTTTTCCTGTAAGTGTTTCTACTCTAAATTCAGTAAGACTCGTTTTGTTGATGATAAATTTCTGAAAATAAGAACCATTTACAGGAGCATCTAGCCCTAGTTTCTTGAAGTGATTAGCGATATATTCGGCTGCCATTTTTTGTCCTTTCTCTCCAGTTTCCCTTCCTTCGTATTCATCAGAAGCTAAAATGGAAAGATGTTTTTCCATATCCTTTTCATTGATATGTTGAACATATTTGAGCAAAAGGGAATCTTTTTGTTGTGCAAATACAGAGGAACAAAAAAGAAATAAAGACAAAACCAAAAGCGTGATTTTGTGTGTAGAAATTTTAAACATAATATGATAATTGAAAATTAATAATGAACAATGGATAATAAATTACTTTAAAGGTTATCACGGTTATTTACGTAGGTCAGACTTCCAGTCTGACGACAAAGACTAAAAAGACTTTATTTCAATCCAAAACCTATGTTTTGGATTTTACAGACCAGTCTGGAAGACTGGTGTACAAAATTTAACTGTGATAACATTTTTTAAATATGTAGGGCAATTTAAGTAATTATTACAAAATGAATTTTATATGATATAAGAACATGAGCTTACTTATCAAACCCTAAAAAAAACTATCTTTTTACAGAACTTACCCTTAATAATTATCAATTCTTAATTATTCCTTGTACATTTAATTTATGCAACGCCTAATAGATTACTTAGTAGTTTTTGCCATGAGCATGTTCAAATTTATTTTTGGATGTGTGGGTGGTGCTGTGCGTGGTTTTTCGTACTTCGAAACAGTTTTGATTACTGTTTTAGGAATGATGACTAGCGTAATTATCTTTACATTTTTTGGTATTTCGATACGAAATTGGTATTTCCGAAACTTTCGTAAGAAACGTAAAATATTTTCCAAGCGCAGCCGAAATATTGTAAAAATATGGCGAAAATATGGAATTGTGGGTGTAGCTTTCCTAACTCCTGTTATTTTTTCTCCCATTGTCGGAACAATCATTGCCGTCTCGTTTGGAGAAGATAAAAAACGTATTTTTTTTCACATGCTTTGGAGTGCCACAATTTGGGCAATGATACTTTCTTATATCACTACCCAATTTGACGTTAATTCTGTAAATGAATTGAAAAATTATTTTTTTAATTGATGGTTTATTTGTTAAAGGCGAGCCTTTAACCTATTTGTTCATTTTCAATTTTAGTGGTGTTACACAAAGTATGACGAGCATTTATATTTTGATATTGAATATGAATTATTGTTGGTGTCTCACTGATGACCAATATCCTCCATCATACTTTTTACAACACCACCTCAATTTTTAATTATTCATTGATTTCTCTTAGTTTCAAGATAAGGTCAGTTTTTAGGTTGTAAAGTCCTTTTTCTAGCCCAACAGGATATGAATGTGGGTTGGTAAAACGTTTGATGCTTCGGTGAAGCGTAGCAAGTTCTTCTTGTACTTTTGTTCGGATAGTTGCAAGTTCTGGTTTTTTATATACACGTTTTCCTTTCACAAAAATAGGTTTCAAAAGGTCTTTGTAGTCTCCTTCTTGGCTAGACATTTTCTTACGGCGTGTCATGTCCATTGGGTCAACGATAGTCCAATTTTCAGAAGTGGGTTTGTTTTCCTCATCATAAATAGCATCTCCAATACACTCTCCATCTGCATAAAAACGGCGTACTTGCTGTAACCCTGGTGTAGAAATTTTGATAGCTTGTTCGGATAATTTCACTTTGTAATCCCAAGCTGTATTTTCTTTATTTCTTAATGCAGAGAGTTTATAAACTCCCCCAAGTGCTGGTTGTTCGTAGGCAGTTACCATTTTCGTTCCTACTCCCCAAACATCAATCTTTGCATCTTGCTGTTTCAAACTATCAATGATATGCTCATCCAAATCGTTACTTGCCACAATTGCTGTATCTTCAAAACCAGCAGCATCTAAAAGCTCTCTAGCTCTCGTACTCAAATAGGCAAGGTCGCCAGAATCTAGGCGTATTCCAGCAAACTTATAACCCTTTTCTTTGAGTTTGTTTCCTACCTTGATAGCATTTTTTACTCCTTCAATGGTGTCATAGGTATCTACTAAAAACACACAATTATTAGGCAAACCTTCAGCGTAGGTTTCAAAGGCTTCAATTTCAGATTCGAAAGACATCACCCAACTATGAGCATGTGTTCCTTTCACAGGAATACCAAAAAGTTTTCCAGCCAAAACATTGGAAGTGCCTACACAACCACCGATATAGGCAGCACGACTAGCAGCCAATCCTCCATCTATTCCTTGTGCTCTTCGAAGTCCAAACTCCAATACATCTTGTCCTTTTGCAGCCAAACAAATACGTGCAGACTTTGTAGCAATAAGCGTTTGGAAGTTTACCATATTGAGAAGCAAGGTTTCCAAAATTTGGCATTGGATGAGTGAGCCTTTGATACGAATGAGTGGTTCTTGTGGAAAAACAACTGAACCTTCTTCTACGGCATCTACATCACAAGTAAATTCTAATTGTTGGAGATAGTCTAAAAATTTTGGGTCAAAAAGTGGCTCATCATCGTTTCCTTTGAGCGTAGAAAGATAGGCTACATCTTCGTCTGAAATATTGAAGTTTTCCAAAAAATCTATAACATAGCTCAATCCACATGCAACAGCAAAACCACCTTTGAAGGGATTGCGTCGGAAAAATAGATTAAAAACGGCTTCTCTGTCTGTCATTCCAGCTTTCCAATAGCCATGTGCCATTGTAAGTTGGTAGAGGTCGGTTAGTAAAGTAAGATTACTACTGTATAGGTTTCTAGTGATTTTCATAAAAGATAAATTGTAGTTGATTATAATGATATGCAATATAATAAAATTATCTTAGTGTACGAAAAACACTTAGCAAAGTTTCAGATTTATTTTTGTTAGCAAAATCTACACTTGAAACCCTACCACAATCACATCATCAATTTGTTTGTTATTTCCTTTCCAGTCGTCAAACTCTTGTGCAAGGAGCTGTCTTTGCCTTACCATAGGTTCTTTATGAATATCTAAAAGCAGTTGCTTGAACCTTTTAGTCATAAACTTACGATTTTGCTTTCCTCCAAACTGGTCGACATACCCATCAGAAAAAATGTAGAAAGTAGTAGGTTCATCAAAATTTACTTGATGTGAAGTATAAGCATTCTCTGCTTTTGTTTGGAAGCCTCCAACAGAATGTTTGTCTCCTTTTATCTCAAAAATAGTTTCGTTTTGGATGTAAAGAAGTGGACGCTTTGCACCTGCAAAAGTAACGTGTTTTTGTTCTAAATCTATTACACAGATGGAAATATCCATTCCGTCTTTATTCTCTGTGCTAGATTGGCGTAAAGCTCTACGAATTTGTCCGTGCAGACGGCTCAAAATAGAATCTGCCTTTGTTATGCCTTGCAAATTAACAATCTGATTGAGATAAGAGTCACCCAAAATAGACATAAATGCCCCTGGAACACCGTGTCCAGTACAGTCGGCAGCAGCTACAATAATTTGATTGTCTTTCTTAGCAAACCAATAAAAATCTCCAGAAACAATATCTCTAGGCTTGTAGAGAATGAAACAATTTGGAATATTCTTTTTAAAGGTTCTCAAATCTGGTAAAACAGCATCTTGAATACGTCTTGCATAATTTATACTAGAAGTGATGTCGTTGTTGCGCTTTTCCATCAAGCCTTTTTGCTCCATTAAGGAAGTATTTATGGCTTCTATCTCTTCTTTTTGTTGTTCTATTTCTACTGTTCTTTGCTTTACCTTTTTCTCTAAAAGTGTAGTTGTTTCTTTTTGTAGCTCTAAGTTTTCTGCGAGTGCATCTGACTTTTCTCTCTCTAGTCGATTGACTTGATAGCCAATTCCTAGCGCATAAAATACTAACTGAACCACTACTCCAGCTTGAAATAAATACGTAAATATATCAGATTCTACTTCTACACCATTCAAATAGAATAAATATGACATCGCATAAAAGAAACCTCCTATTAATAATCCACTTGTAGCAATAAGGTAATAACGAGCTGCTAGATATCCTTTTCGAAGTGTCATTACCCCAATCATAAATGCAAGGATAATAGAAATTAAAGCAATAGAGAGAATAATGAGCAGTGAATATCCACCAATGTTTACTTTGTCATTCCAGTCGGGCGTAGAAGAGAGTAAGTTATTGGAAATATAGGCAATAACAGCAATAGCTAATACGTAATTGATACCATTGATAATCTTGTTCCATTTTGGCAATAACTCTTTTACATTTAAAAAACTCTTTAAAAACAACAGCCCTCCACCAATCATAAATAAATGAGATATCACGATACAAGAACGTATAAGAAGGTGGGAAGTAGGGAATAGGAAATAAATATATCTGTAATAGTAAAAAACATTGAGTTGTATTCCTACAATCATCAAGACATAGTAGATATAGAGTTTGTCTCTAATAATAAAAAACAGAAGAAGATTATAGAACGCCATTACCCACAAAATCCCTTGAAAAATTCCTTGTGCATACGTAAACTCATCTGCTCCTTGTCTGACATTTGCAGCATCTTCTATAAAAGCATAAATAAATTTGGGATGGAAACGCTTTGCATTGGAGTGTATTCTAATATAAACAGTAACCTCTGATTCGGATGGCACATCAATATTAAAATAATTGCGCCATTGTTTTACAGGTTTATTTTCTGGGTCTACATCAGTTCCTGAACGTTCTATGCGAAAGGCTTCATCTTCTACTGGCTCATAAAAAATAATTTCTGACCACGTTTCAAACACAGAACCAACTTGCAAAGCTACATTTTCATCTCTTACTCCATTTCCCACCAGTTTTACACGTATCCAATAGTAAGCACCCACTTCCATATTGGCATAAGTAATATTATTTTTACTAAAAGTAATATTCGGATTATTGATAATATCCTCAATCGTAGCAGTTCCATTTGTTGTATCTTTCCAAATACCTAAACTTTCCTTAATACGAGTTTGCCCTTTTTTGGGAAGCTCTAATGGCAAAATATACTTAAACTTTAGATTTTGTTTTTCTGAAAGAAAGTAGTTGAATTTTTTTGTGTTTTTTTCTTTATAAAACTGTATGAGAGAGTCTAAGATAGCTAGTTGCTGGGTAGAATCTGATGAAGATAGTTTTGCTATATGATTCAACTTTTCAAACTCCGTCTCTAGTTTTTGAGCAGAGAATGCAAGAGAACTATCCAAAAGAAAAATGGTAGTGTCTTGTTGTCCGTTTGCAGTATTAGCATAAAATACGACAAAGAGGTTAATTAAAAAGTAAAATATATAGCCTCTCGGCATCATTGTAAAGGGATTAAAAAGGTTAAGCAGAAATAAATCTATATCATCAACGTAATTTTATATTTGTCTTGTAAGAATTTCAATTATGTATTTTTTATATTAAAATTCCTTTTTCAATTAATTTATCTAACATGCCCATAGAAATCAGTGTTCCAGCGATTTCTAACTTAGAATTAGGACTACAAAAAACTGCATCAGTCTCTGTTGAAATAGGGGAATATTTACCTACTACTAAGTTATTGTTATTATTGGTCTTGTCAAACAAATATAACTTTTTTGGCTCAAAAAAGTAAGTAATTATTTCGCAAAGTAGCTCAGAGGCAGGAAAAAAACGATGAGTGAACTTATCAAACAGAATATTCTTTGATTTGTCTTTCAGATTTTCAATGAGAGCAAATCTTTCCTCATTAAAGACATAACTCACGTTTTCCTTATTTGATAAAGACATTTTTCTATTGGTTTTGGAAATATCTTTTTGAATTTGTTTGAAAAATTTATTTACAAAAATCCATCCTTCCCACTCACCCATTAAAGAGGTATTTTTGCTATTTTTTATTACCTCACTTTCTAAAATAGCATATAGTTTTTGCATAGTTTGAGCAGAATACTCCTCTTTTGAGACGTTATTTTTTTGAGTATAAATACTTGGAAGAAATTCAAATTTTCTCTTTATCGTCTTAATACCTTTTGCATATATTCGGCTAGAAATAACAGGCACTATCGGCACGTCACAGAGATAAGACAAAAATGCTACACCTTGCCGAACCATTAAATCTTCACTCAAAAACTGAATGTTTGCTAAATTTTTACTTTGTTTGTTAGAGTTATTTGAACTAATATTTCCATCTGGATAAACAATCAGAGACTTTCCTTCTTTCAACATCTTGATAGCTTGCCAAATACCTTTTTTCTCTTCTACATTGATAAGGTGCATTTTTGATGTTACAGAAGTTTTTTCTTGTTTTCCTATTTGGATACACAAATTTTTATGTGCTTCTGAAAATATATTTGCTTTTCTCTGATGAAGCGTTTCATTAAGCAAAAAACCAAATTCTAAATCGTTGTAGGTAAATAGGGTAGGAAGTAAAGAATATGCACCTAAATGAAAACAACAAAATAAAAATGGTTTTCCGTTTCGTGTCTGTTCAAGAATGTTATCTTCATCAACTACTTCAAAATGGGGAGCAAAAAATGTAGGATTTTGCTCCTCAATATCTAAGAGTTGGAGATTGTGAAGCAGCTTTTGAAAAATAGACTTGTGTTCAGTATATGGAATCTGAGGCATCAAACGAAACAAACTAGCAGAAGTAGTCGCAAATAAATAGCTATTTTTTCGAAAAAACTCATTTTCTTCTTCCTTATTGTTAAAGGAAAACGACTGTTTTAGTTGTTCTATTTTTTTAGCAACCTCTGACATATATTGTAAAATTATGAAAATATATA
This genomic window from Bernardetia sp. contains:
- a CDS encoding DUF1987 domain-containing protein; its protein translation is MFLENGKNLVVQAKEGTHFVPYVNFNADEEYCRLEGESYLEDAFEFYENLNKWFEEYFKLHEKVTIDCKLSYFNTSSSRAILDLFRLLKDYEKKGKKITVNWYYPEEDHDDMRIEGEDFMDESDLKLNIMSY
- a CDS encoding SiaB family protein kinase, producing MVDYHNILNPQSAVLYYKGPFDREILANISSQLRRRFADNPRMSAKLFSIFIELAQNISYYSAESNFFYDDSKEKNILYGENDRVKNHGVGTVVIHSEGDEIILSAGNLVPTDKVQDIIIKCEKINSLSTEQLRELKKEVRSQERKTDHIGGNIGLIQVALKSEHPLHVQAKVIDDINSFFIISSTIEK
- a CDS encoding PAS domain S-box protein — translated: MGNTLQLYTSFYSNYPDAILLLENEEIISSNALAQKLLKIDDEQQLLGKKLSNFSANHSQTNTQLLSYLETCGKEGKTEFDWNFESNKKIIPTKVFLSKLEIGDKMLTQVILRGNAEEQHHHQQLKAITEALDRSAIISIADKKGKITKVNKEFCKVSKYSEEELIGKDHNIVNSGYHTKEFWQQMWQDISRGKTWRADVKNKAKDGSHYWVDTVINPMLDNNGKVMSYLSIRYLITDKKEKEFEIQNVQEKLRKQAEQFHLAVRGTADGIWDWQILTNTIYFAPRWKEMLGYKEDELANSFDTFNELLYEEDKERVSENLNQFLEGKIKDYDIEFRMKTKDGGIKWIHTRGALLRDKDGNPMRMAGAHADITKRKEEEQELRRLQKELFVEKNLSELIIANIPQAVFWKDLDFNYLGCNKLFAEGAGKDCADEIIGKSDFDMPWAKHAGLYRKDDKQIMEQNEPKLGIVEPQITADGKERWVRTNKIPLRDEKGKVFGVLGMYEDITEQKSKEALIQEQNEKLLLSEMELRQNMEILQMTQEEMLEKQELVEKQNKKLFSSEAILKKALSKMKIQESDLKDTVEELQSQEEELRQNMEELSATQEEMVKKQILVEKQKSKLEANEAVLKKALEKMKKQEYVLKESVEQLQTQEEELRQNMEELHATQEVLANQKEELELTNKQTTKSIQYAQTIQSAFLPPQSSFDNLLSESFIIYKPKDIVSGDAYWLSSHENKILIGVIDCTGHGVPGAFMSLVANNLLNEIINQRGIIQPNLILNELHKGVVQKLNQREGANNDGMDLSLCLLEPATDNTTRLTFGGVKQNLYLCRGQELLELRGNRRSIGGSKRLDDRKYEQESIILEAKDAIYLATDGYADQANEERKSFSKKRFRELIQEVGQLSMKEQGKIFIAQLEDHQKDTAQRDDITLIGFRV
- a CDS encoding STAS/SEC14 domain-containing protein, producing the protein MQVYNSNFLQIDAFDDQKLLELTWLKATVDMTDEEYRNEHLELLKFMLEQKTQKVVGNVKDLGFVVNPDTQEWMNINVFVPAIEVGFHKLAVVMSSEFLAQLSIEQVMEEKEGQKITTQYFDNVEEAREWIMM
- a CDS encoding M28 family peptidase, yielding MFKISTHKITLLVLSLFLFCSSVFAQQKDSLLLKYVQHINEKDMEKHLSILASDEYEGRETGEKGQKMAAEYIANHFKKLGLDAPVNGSYFQKFIINKTSLTEFRVETLTGKIELSKNEIIVVNSFKEDRNKEDYDIVFAGYGLEDKNENGFSSYRNIDVKNKIAVVMTGIPKGKESLIPDEEARKSIYLQMRFKAKLAKEKGAKGVIFVTGKSEYTLFDQMYGHYFKDPKWELPSEKKQDTPDFLMALSTTDKLPNLLGYTDKKWNKVFKKWNKKKNILEGKANVFSETKIEKVETENVLGYLEGTDKKEELIVLTAHYDHIGIIDGKIHNGADDDGSGTTAILELAEAFAKAKSEGNAPHRSILFMLVTGEEKGLLGSSYYSDNPVFPLKNTVSNLNIDMIGRMDKAHEGNPNYVYIIGSTMLSTELHNLSEATAKMYAPNVKLDYTYNSKDDPNRFYYRSDHYNFAKHDIPVIFYFNGVHEDYHQHTDEVDKIHFGKMEAISRLVFATAWELVNRKERIKND
- a CDS encoding nicotinate phosphoribosyltransferase, giving the protein MKITRNLYSSNLTLLTDLYQLTMAHGYWKAGMTDREAVFNLFFRRNPFKGGFAVACGLSYVIDFLENFNISDEDVAYLSTLKGNDDEPLFDPKFLDYLQQLEFTCDVDAVEEGSVVFPQEPLIRIKGSLIQCQILETLLLNMVNFQTLIATKSARICLAAKGQDVLEFGLRRAQGIDGGLAASRAAYIGGCVGTSNVLAGKLFGIPVKGTHAHSWVMSFESEIEAFETYAEGLPNNCVFLVDTYDTIEGVKNAIKVGNKLKEKGYKFAGIRLDSGDLAYLSTRARELLDAAGFEDTAIVASNDLDEHIIDSLKQQDAKIDVWGVGTKMVTAYEQPALGGVYKLSALRNKENTAWDYKVKLSEQAIKISTPGLQQVRRFYADGECIGDAIYDEENKPTSENWTIVDPMDMTRRKKMSSQEGDYKDLLKPIFVKGKRVYKKPELATIRTKVQEELATLHRSIKRFTNPHSYPVGLEKGLYNLKTDLILKLREINE